CCCGGCGTCAGGGTGAGGGCCTCGAGCTCCTCGCGTGCCCGCCGGTCCCGGACGGCCGGCGGCTGCAGCGCGGCGGCGGAGTCGCGGTGGGCGCTGACCACGGTGTCGCCGGCGTGACCGGCCATCGTCTGGGCCCACGCCACCGCACGGGGCATCAGACCAGGGGGTGGGGTGGGTCGGTCGAGATCGTCAGCGCACATCGTCGGCCAGCGTAGTCGGGACGGGCGTCCGGCTCAGCCCCCGGAGACGTCGTCCTCGGCGTCGGCCAGGTCCAGGTCGGTGCCGCAGGTGTCGTCCAGCCAGCCCTGGGGCACGACCACCTTGCTGCGCGGGTTGCCCCGCCGCCCGCGCGGCGCCCCGAGCTCGCTGACCGGGAACGGTGCGGTCGGGTCGAGCTGATCCAGCTGGGCGTCCAGGTCGGCGAGTGAGGAGACGGTGGCCAGGCCGCGACGGACCTCGCCACCGACGGGGAAGCCCTTGAAGTACCAGGCCATGTGCTTGCGCAGGTCCCGCAGCCCGCGCTCCTCCCCCATCATCTCGGCCAGCAGCTCGGCGTGCCGGCGGACCGTGGCCGCCACCTCGCCGAGGGTGGGCAGCGCGGTGGAGGGCTCCCCGAGGAAGGCCCGGGTGAGGTCGCTGAACAGCCAGGGGCGTCCGAGGCAGCCGCGTCCCACCACCACGCCGGCGGCCCCGGTCTGCTCGACCATGCGCAGGGCGTCGGCGGCCTCCCAGATGTCGCCGTTGCCGAGCACCGGGATGTCGACGGCCTCGACCAGCCGCGCGATGGCGTCCCACCGGGCGGTGCCGGAGTAGGACTGGGCCACGGTCCGCCCGTGCAGGGCGATCGCGGACACGCCGCTCTCCTGGGCGATCCGGCCGGCGTCGAGGTAGGTCAGGTGGTCCTCGTCGATGCCCATCCGGGTCTTGCAGGTGACCGGGACCCCGTGCCGGCCGGCCGCCTTCACCGTGGCGGTGAGGATGGCCCGCAGCAGGTCCCGCTTCCAGGGCAGCACCCCACCGCCGCCCTTGCGGGTGACCTTGGGCACCGGGCAGCCGAAGTTGAGGTCGACGTGGGTGACCCCGAACTCCCCGCACAGGATGTTGGCGGCCTGCCCCATGTAGTGCGGGTCGACCCCGTACAGCTGGACCGAGCGCACCTTCTCCCCCGGGTCGAAGCCGAGCATCGACAGCGTCTTGGGGTCGCGCTCGACCAGCCCGCGGCTGGTGATCATCTCGCAGACGAAGAGCCCGGCGGGGCGCAGGTCACCGGCCCCGCGCTCGGCCTGCTCACGGCAGAGCCGGCGGTAGGCGACGTTGGTGATCCCGGCCATCGGGGCGAGCACCACCGGCACCGGGACCTCGGTGGGACCGAGGTGCAGCGGGCGGGCGGGGGTCGTCAGCGTCTGGCTCATGGCCCGCACATCCTAGTCGCGTGGCTCCTGCGCGACGTCGTCGTGACGACCCCCGCCCTCGTGCTCAGCAGCCGACCAGCCGGGTGGCCAGGTAGCCCTCGACCTGGGACAGCGCGACCCGCTCCTGGGTCATCGCGTCCCGCTCGCGGACGGTCACCGCGTCGTCCTCGAGGGTGTCGAAGTCGACCGTCAGGCAGAACGGGGTGCCGATCTCGTCCTGGCGGCGGTACCGGCGGCCGATGGCCTGGGAGTCGTCGAAGTCGACGTTCCAGTGCTTGCGCAGCTGGGCGGCCAGGTCGCGGGCCTTCGGCGAGAGGGCCTCGTTGCGCGACAGCGGCAGCACCGCGGCCTTGACCGGGGCCAGCCGCGGGTCGAGCTTCAGCACCGTCCGCTTGTCGACGCCGCCCTTGGTGTTGGGGGCCTCGTCCTCGGTGTAGGCGTCGACCAGGAAGGTCATCAGCGAGCGGGACAGACCGGCCGCGGGCTCGATCACGTAGGGCGTCCACCGCTCGCCGCTGGCCTGGTCGAAGTACTCCAGCTTCTGGCCCGAGTGCTCCGAGTGCGTCTTCAGGTCGAAGTCGGTGCGGTTGGCGATGCCCTCCAGCTCACCCCACTCGCTGCCGGCGAACTCGAAGCGGTACTCGATGTCCACGGTCCGCTTGGAGTAGTGGGAGAGCTTCTCGGCCGGGTGCTCGTAGACCCGCAGGTTGGCGGCGTCGATGCCCAGGTCGGTGTACCAGCGCATCCGCTCGGCGATCCAGTACTCGTGCCACGTCTCGTCCTCGCCGGGGGCGACGAAGAACTCCATCTCCATCTGCTCGAACTCGCGGGTCCGGAAGATGAAGTTGCCCGGGGTGATCTCGTTGCGGAAGCTCTTCCCGGTCTGGGCGATGCCGAACGGCGGCTTCTTGCGCGAGGTGTTCAGCACGTTCACGAAGTTGATGAAGATGCCCTGGGCGGTCTCGGGGCGCAGGTAGTGCAGCCCGGACTCGTCCTCGATCACGCCGAGGTGGGTCTTGAGCATCATGTTGAACTCGCGCGGCTCGGTCCACTGGCCGCGGGTGCCGCAGTGGGGGCAGGCGATCTCG
The sequence above is a segment of the Auraticoccus monumenti genome. Coding sequences within it:
- the dusB gene encoding tRNA dihydrouridine synthase DusB; translation: MSQTLTTPARPLHLGPTEVPVPVVLAPMAGITNVAYRRLCREQAERGAGDLRPAGLFVCEMITSRGLVERDPKTLSMLGFDPGEKVRSVQLYGVDPHYMGQAANILCGEFGVTHVDLNFGCPVPKVTRKGGGGVLPWKRDLLRAILTATVKAAGRHGVPVTCKTRMGIDEDHLTYLDAGRIAQESGVSAIALHGRTVAQSYSGTARWDAIARLVEAVDIPVLGNGDIWEAADALRMVEQTGAAGVVVGRGCLGRPWLFSDLTRAFLGEPSTALPTLGEVAATVRRHAELLAEMMGEERGLRDLRKHMAWYFKGFPVGGEVRRGLATVSSLADLDAQLDQLDPTAPFPVSELGAPRGRRGNPRSKVVVPQGWLDDTCGTDLDLADAEDDVSGG
- a CDS encoding glycine--tRNA ligase, with translation MAPSRVENVISLAKRRGFVFPCGEIYGGTRSAWDYGPLGVELKENIKRQWWKSMVTSREDVVGLDSSVILPRQVWVASGHVGEFTDPLTECTSCHKRFRVDHMQEALAAKKGIEDPDTIALSEIACPHCGTRGQWTEPREFNMMLKTHLGVIEDESGLHYLRPETAQGIFINFVNVLNTSRKKPPFGIAQTGKSFRNEITPGNFIFRTREFEQMEMEFFVAPGEDETWHEYWIAERMRWYTDLGIDAANLRVYEHPAEKLSHYSKRTVDIEYRFEFAGSEWGELEGIANRTDFDLKTHSEHSGQKLEYFDQASGERWTPYVIEPAAGLSRSLMTFLVDAYTEDEAPNTKGGVDKRTVLKLDPRLAPVKAAVLPLSRNEALSPKARDLAAQLRKHWNVDFDDSQAIGRRYRRQDEIGTPFCLTVDFDTLEDDAVTVRERDAMTQERVALSQVEGYLATRLVGC